A window of the Canis lupus baileyi chromosome 8, mCanLup2.hap1, whole genome shotgun sequence genome harbors these coding sequences:
- the CFAP119 gene encoding cilia- and flagella-associated protein 119 isoform X3 produces MWKYLDIHSMHRLEKTANTEEMREVLAELLGLGYPEQSLRDAITLDLFSHALIFCRQQGFSLEQTSTACALLQDLHKACVATPLGNVEECYHYFTSVLFCHGVRRPPFSINLFREEQLLALADYVVNTYFRHFKLYKYVFTPQVRLDLSLTYMGLQPPTLWPEEEKEKGGEEVEEQEATPQEEAETMVQPEPEPSEDGPGLHPTSLHQDPDEQGVEAAPTADGGAAPGQRREAQQQADHTRAALPATSWQRQDQDQVTPSIFLNKGLGQGSLIPAPILSAFWAPLLKPDTRHQALAPSSMQILLQMQQRQH; encoded by the exons GAAGTATTTGGACATCCACTCCATGCACAGGCTGGAGAAGACAGCCAACACTGAGGAGATGAGGGA GGTGCTAGCTGAGCTCTTGGGGCTAGGCTATCCTGAGCAAAGCCTGCGGGATGCCATCACCCTGGACCTCTTCTCCCATGCACTCATCTTCTGCCGCCAGCAGGGCTTCTCACTGGAACAGACATCGACAGCTTGTGCTCTGCTCCAAGATCTTCATAAGGCCTGTGTTG CAACCCCACTGGGCAACGTGGAGGAATGTTACCACTACTTCACCAGTGTCCTTTTTTGCCATGGAGTCAGG CGGCCCCCCTTCAGTATCAACCTCTTTAGGGAGGAACAGCTGCTGGCCCTGGCAGACTATGTAGTCAACACCTACTTCCGCCACTTCAAACTCTACAAATATGTCTTCACGCCCCAG GTGCGGCTGGATCTGTCTTTGACTTACATGGGGCTACAGCCACCCACGCTCTggccagaggaagagaagg AGAAAGGCggtgaggaggtggaggagcAGGAAGCCACCCCACAGGAGGAGGCAGAAACCATGGtccagccagagccagagccaagTGAGGACGG GCCAGGTCTCCATCCTACGAGCCTACATCAAGACCCAGATGAACAAGGAGTTGAGGCAGCTCCAACAGCTGATGGAGGAGCGGCTCCAGGCCAGCGAAGAGAGGCTCAACAACAAGCTGACCACACTAGAGCAGCCCTTCCAGCTACCTCCTGGCAAAGGCAAGACCAAGACCAAGTGACCCCCAGCATTTTTCTCAATAAAGGCCTTGGGCAGGGCAGCCTCATCCCCGCCCCCATCCTGAGCGCCTTCTGGGCTCCCCTACTAAAGCCAGACACCAGACACCAGGCACTGGCTCCCTCCAGCATGCAGATTTTATTGCAAATGCAGCAGAGGCAGCATTGA